The DNA region CGGACGTTGGCGTTTCCGCCGTACGCGGCGCTGGCGATGTCGCGCCGTCCCTCGCTGCCAGGGCAGATATTGCGCCGGGGTTGATCTATCTCGATGGAGACGAGCAGCAGCTGAACGGCGGCCGCATCAATCTCGGCTACGACTTCACGAAACAGACGCTTGAGATCGCAAGATCGCAAGCGCAATTCGGCAACACCTCCGTTCCGTTCAACGGCGCCATCATCGACCTCGACAAGCTCGATCCGGCGGCTGGTAAGGGCTTTGGCATCGATCTCCTGATCAGCGGCGGCACGGCTGCTCCAGTGGGGTCGGGCGAACAGCCGCTGGCTTTCGATCTCCAGGCGATGGGCCGCTATCTCGTCGCCCCGCGGGAGCTGCAGTTCACGGGCATGACGGTTTCCAGTCCTCTGGGGCAGCTGTTCGGATCGCTTCATGTCAATTTTGGCGACAAATCACCGGAAATCAGTTTCGCCGGACAATCGCAGCAGCTTCAGACGGCTGCGATCAAGCAGCTCTGGCCGTTCTGGATGGCGCCCAGGGCGCGCGATTGGGTACTTGGAAATCTCTTCGGCGGTACGGTCGCCAATGCGTCGATTTCCGTATTCATCCCGTCCGGCAAACTGGATGAGGCCGTCGGCAAGGGGCTGAGGCTCGGCGACGAGCAGATCCGTATCAATTTCGATATCGCTAATGCACGCATGAACGTGGCGGGTGATATTCCGCCGATTCGCGATACATCCGCCCATTTCGACCTGACCGGCCAGCGGGCGGTCATTTCGATCAAGAGCGGCACCTCCTATTTCGCGTCAGGCCGTTCTGTCAGCCTCGGAGAGGGCACCTTCGTGCTGCCCTCAACTTACGAAAAACCGCTGATGGCGGAGATGAAGCTCGCGATCTCCGGCGATGCCGATGCGGTGGGCGAACTCCTGACTTATAAACCGGTCCAGGTCCTGCAGCGCGCCGGCCTCATGGCCGGGGACCTCAAGGGCAAGATCACCGCCGACGTCGAGGCGCGGCTCGGCCTTCTGAGATCGCAGAATCCTCCGCCGCCGGAATGGAAGGCGGCGATGCAGCTCAGTGGTGTCGATATCGGCAAGCCGGTGTCGGGCCGGATGATCAATAATCTGAACGGCACGCTCGACGCCGATCCACGGCAGGTGACGCTCGATGCTGAAGGCCAGATCGACGGCGTAGTCGCCGAAATCGAACTCGTCGAACCGACGGACAAATCGTCCGGTATCAAGCCGCAGCGCATCATCACGGCGACGCTGAACAACGCTCAGCGCGCAAAGGTGCTTCCTGGCCTATCCGGGATCATCGACGGCAGCCTGACAATGCAGCTGACGAAAATCGATGAGGAACGCCAGAACGTTCGGATCGATCTCGACAAGGCGTCGCTGCAGCTGCCCTGGATCGGCTGGGCGAAGGGAAGCGGGATCGGCGCAACGGCGGAATTCGAAGTATCGGGGCCGCCCGAGAACACGCAAATCAGGAGTTTCCGCCTGGAGGGCGACGGCTTCGGTGCCAGCGGCTCGCTTGTCCTCAACAAGGGCGATCTGGCATCCGCCGATTTCGACCGCGTGCGACTTTCGTCGCTTGACGACTTCGCGTTATCGATCAGGCGTAACAGGGGCAATTTCGACGTTTCGCTATCGGGGGACACGGCTGATGTGCGCCCGATTCTTGCGAGATTGAAGAACGGGCAGGGCAATAGCGACGAAGACGGCGGCAGCTCCAACGTCTCCGTTCGTGCGAAGCTCAGCAGCGTCGTCGGCTTCAACGATGAAAAGATCCGCAATCTGGAGGCCACTTACATCTCGCGCGGTGACCGGCTGCAGGCACTGAATTTCTCCGGCGTCACCGGCAGCGGTGAGGCGGTTGTCAGCCAGACTAGAGAAGGCCGTGTCCTGAACATCACCAGCGGCGACGCCGGTGCCGTCTCGCGCTTTGCAGATTTCTACCAACACATGCAGGGCGGCTTGCTCAACATGTCGGTCAGGCTTGGGAACGGCGGTGATTGGGATGGCTCCGTCGACATACGCCGCTTCGCCATCATCAACGAACAACGCCTGCACTCGATCGTTTCAACGCCGGTCGGCGAGGATCAGCGCAGTCTCAATTCCGCCGTCAAACGCAACATCGACACGTCGGCGCAGCGCTTCCAGCGCGGCTTCGCGCGCATCGTCTCGCGCGGCGGCGTGATCGGTGTCGAAAACGGCGTGGTGCGCGGCGATCAGATCGGGGCCACGTTCCAGGGCGTGATCCGCGATCAGCGCGGCAACATGGATATGACCGGCACCTTCATGCCGGCCTATGGCTTGAATCGGCTGTTTGCGGAACTGCCGGTCATCGGCATCATTCTCGGGAACGGTTCGGACCGCGGCCTGATCGGCATCACATTCAAGCTGACGGGCAAATTCGACCATCCGGCCATGCAGATCAATCCGCTGTCGATTATCGCGCCAGGCGTTTTCCGTAACATCTTCGAGTTCCAATAAAAAAGCCGGCGCGGGGGCCGGCTTCCTTTAGGTTCGATAGCGTGCCGGTCAGGCGGCGCGGCGGACCAGGATGTGCTTCTTCTTACCGAGCGAGAGCTTGATGACGCCATCGGCGGTGATCTCGCCGCTGCCGATCAGCCGGCGCTCGTCGCTGACCGCCTGGTCGTTGATGCGCACCGCACCGCCTTGCACATGACGGCGGGCTTCGCCGTTGGAGGCGGCAAGGCCGGCGCGGACCATCAGCGAAAGCAAGCCGATGCCGGCGTCGAGTTCGGAGGCGGGAACATCTACGGAAGGAAGGTTCTCGGCAACGCGACCTTCCTCGAAGGTCGTACGTGCGGTTTGGGCTGCGCTCTCTGCATTCTCGCGTCCGTGGACGATCGCGGTCGCCTCGGTCGCAAGTATCTTCTTCGCTTCATTGATTTCCGATCCGCCGAGGGTCTCCAGTTTGGCGATTTCGGAAAGCGGCAGACGTGTGAAGATCTTCAGGAAGCGGCCGACGTCGGCATCTTCCGTGTTGCGCCAGTACTGCCAAAAGTCGTAGGGGCTGAAGACATCCTCGTTGAGCCAGACGGCACCGGAGGCAGACTTGCCCATTTTTGCGCCGGAACTCGTCGTCAGCAGCGGTGTTGTCAAAGCGTATAGCTGCGGCGTCCCCATGCGGTGACCGAGGTCCACGCCGTTGATGATATTGCCCCACTGATCCGATCCGCCCATCTGCAGGCGGCAGCCATAGCGGCGGCTGAGCTCGACGAAGTCGTAGCCCTGCATGATCATGTAGTTGAATTCGAGGAAAGAGAGCGACTGCTCGCGGTCGAGACGCAGCTTTACGCTGTCGAAGGAGAGCATGCGATTGACCGAAAAGTGGCGGCCGACATCGCGCAGGAACTCGACATAGTTCAGCTTCATCAGCCAATCGGCATTGTTGACCATCGTCGCATCAGTCTTGCCTTCGCCGAAACGCAGGATACGCGAGAAGATTTTCTTAATGCCTTCGATGTTGGTCGCGATCGCCTCGGGCGTAAGGAGCTTGCGTTGCTCGTCGCGGAACGAGGGGTCGCCGACCATCGAGGTGCCGCCACCCATCAGTGCAATCGGCCGATGGCCGGTTTCCTGCAGCCAGTAGAGCATGGTCGCGGAGATCAAGTTGCCGATGTGAAGGCTGGTCGCCGTAGCGTCGTAGCCCACATAGGCCGTCACGGTTTCCTTGGCGAACAATTCGTCGAGGCCCGATTCATCGGAGATCTGATGAATGAAGCCGCGCTCTTTTAATGTGCGCAGGAAATCGGATTTGAACTCGGACATGACTTCGTCTCTTCGGGGTGTCGGATTGATACTTGTTGAAGTGCCGCGGCGCGT from Rhizobium sullae includes:
- the tyrS gene encoding tyrosine--tRNA ligase; this encodes MSEFKSDFLRTLKERGFIHQISDESGLDELFAKETVTAYVGYDATATSLHIGNLISATMLYWLQETGHRPIALMGGGTSMVGDPSFRDEQRKLLTPEAIATNIEGIKKIFSRILRFGEGKTDATMVNNADWLMKLNYVEFLRDVGRHFSVNRMLSFDSVKLRLDREQSLSFLEFNYMIMQGYDFVELSRRYGCRLQMGGSDQWGNIINGVDLGHRMGTPQLYALTTPLLTTSSGAKMGKSASGAVWLNEDVFSPYDFWQYWRNTEDADVGRFLKIFTRLPLSEIAKLETLGGSEINEAKKILATEATAIVHGRENAESAAQTARTTFEEGRVAENLPSVDVPASELDAGIGLLSLMVRAGLAASNGEARRHVQGGAVRINDQAVSDERRLIGSGEITADGVIKLSLGKKKHILVRRAA
- a CDS encoding YhdP family protein: MAAIRGEKITFCKKDIVALHELPSAQAEDPIIVHCPPPPRSRVRRAANVTAGCVAAILFVLAAIIFTIESGMFDTTLSRQAQTALNSAIGPRYRAEVGSTVIRFTSGAQLALEARNVNIIDQQSGQHLSTTGAMRMALDPFALFRGRVAVTAIEAEDIALDTALLSSGGSVDLSKLRIDAIPQAMEAAFSHLDILDDFVERGGTDTVRLSGIDIKLADTVNGPLSMVVDNLVFAHSGPSSMHLTGEVAINGEVAMLDVLAEKSAGKASRFTAKLTHADLTPFTLKRNVLGEIRQGVNSFADVGVSAVRGAGDVAPSLAARADIAPGLIYLDGDEQQLNGGRINLGYDFTKQTLEIARSQAQFGNTSVPFNGAIIDLDKLDPAAGKGFGIDLLISGGTAAPVGSGEQPLAFDLQAMGRYLVAPRELQFTGMTVSSPLGQLFGSLHVNFGDKSPEISFAGQSQQLQTAAIKQLWPFWMAPRARDWVLGNLFGGTVANASISVFIPSGKLDEAVGKGLRLGDEQIRINFDIANARMNVAGDIPPIRDTSAHFDLTGQRAVISIKSGTSYFASGRSVSLGEGTFVLPSTYEKPLMAEMKLAISGDADAVGELLTYKPVQVLQRAGLMAGDLKGKITADVEARLGLLRSQNPPPPEWKAAMQLSGVDIGKPVSGRMINNLNGTLDADPRQVTLDAEGQIDGVVAEIELVEPTDKSSGIKPQRIITATLNNAQRAKVLPGLSGIIDGSLTMQLTKIDEERQNVRIDLDKASLQLPWIGWAKGSGIGATAEFEVSGPPENTQIRSFRLEGDGFGASGSLVLNKGDLASADFDRVRLSSLDDFALSIRRNRGNFDVSLSGDTADVRPILARLKNGQGNSDEDGGSSNVSVRAKLSSVVGFNDEKIRNLEATYISRGDRLQALNFSGVTGSGEAVVSQTREGRVLNITSGDAGAVSRFADFYQHMQGGLLNMSVRLGNGGDWDGSVDIRRFAIINEQRLHSIVSTPVGEDQRSLNSAVKRNIDTSAQRFQRGFARIVSRGGVIGVENGVVRGDQIGATFQGVIRDQRGNMDMTGTFMPAYGLNRLFAELPVIGIILGNGSDRGLIGITFKLTGKFDHPAMQINPLSIIAPGVFRNIFEFQ